In Eupeodes corollae chromosome 3, idEupCoro1.1, whole genome shotgun sequence, a single genomic region encodes these proteins:
- the LOC129951297 gene encoding uncharacterized protein LOC129951297, which produces MSSQKVMLKFTDLKNLSSEEIVEAISSHAAVEVTMKSIEACEVSEQEIYKTWSTSLFKSFGPDGIAEADLNILLDSFTIVIKELLNECGDCENDEQIERLSEFLNYSLDLFTWIHSTASDFETHKISMFLCFGLSSIHNYLTVLSKQTSRTIAKKLIEKSLQIHSIILGVLAQHPKTFIFDDNESSLENLMLSLCAVGEIAPKLDIKAAVETWKCITRLASQNIIHGQSEKNPGDDVLWLSKPMAFLIKEVGKNVQTVYTQDSLNEPIQQIEKYLKVTNFYLRLLQKLVNDFRHVPFPICEEFISTLAVVFNPPVYIETNAQISKVIMDYIGKDLKELIPLAYRNDIFFEQLLSEHSANVNSFEAIHEIVLQTLEVIIRKNEPKYINKELLHSMFIYASDCFMNQSKTKYNRFVEVLSSLQVRFNDEELQKQLISTIFHDNTTQALTAIEILCTIFELSDQPTRLSSLKFWIDMNERFPTFSNGLPALHTELLLKNLYTSLSSQEKHDMWRSLNMQMLNHTRFLLTIGLEELPLSAAKAAIVKHFLTELLRFLKEDLTVDGYYTIVKDLKLLKPIDFQHDDLIEMLFQNLEIALENKKLYKLVEGILDFFSPKIGYIDGNKLQTILTTIKSNISLFDELSTRLSFIEFLKNVSKLSKFEKKSKELLKSLEAHEKRRMFGYLEEHDSRREVDKEKCDKLWKELVQNQSMSSSRKPSHTCRTQEKSELMQVRHNPHNQTEIEIILEALENNTNKLQKQTYGRRLSSSNLETIKRVVLKLKDISQVG; this is translated from the exons atgagtTCCCAAAAAGTAATGCTTAAATTTACTGATCTTAAAAATCTTTCAAGTGAAGAAATTGTTGAAGCCATCTCTTCGCACGCCGCTGTTGAAGTCACTATG aagAGTATTGAGGCTTGTGAAGTTTCTGAACAGGAAATATACAAAACATGGTCAACatctttgtttaaaagtttcGGACCTGATGGGATCGCAGAGGCAgatcttaatattttgttagatTCTTTTACAATTGTAATTAAAGAG TTATTAAATGAATGCGGAGATTGCGAAAATGATGAACAAATCGAGAGACTCAGTGAGTTCCTCAATTATTCCTTGGATCTTTTTACTTGGATTCATTCCACAGCTAGTGACTTTGAGACCCACAAAATCAGCATGTTCTTATGCTTTGGGCTCTCCTCGATTCATAACTACCTCACTGTTCTTTCAAA ACAAACAAGTCGAACCATAGCAAAGAAGCTGATAGAAAAATCTCTTCAAATACACAGTATCATCTTAGGTGTCCTTGCACAGCATCCAAAGACATTTATTTTCGATGACAATGAGTCTTCGTTGGAAAATC TGATGTTAAGTTTATGTGCAGTTGGAGAGATTGCTCCTAAATTAGATATAAAAGCAGCAGTTGAAACATGGAAATGCATTACCAGGCTTGCATCACAAAATATCATCCACGGTCAAAGTGAAAAGAACCCTGGTGATGATGTTCTTTGGCTATCTAAGCCAATGGCATTTCTCATCAAGGAAGTGGGAAAAAATGTCCAAACTGTCTACACTCAG GATTCTCTCAATGAACCAATtcaacaaatagaaaaataccTAAAAGTTACTAATTTCTATCTGAGGCTCCTGCAGAAGCTTGTCAATGATTTTCGCCATGTTCCTTTTCCAATTTGCGAAGAATTCATTAGCACCCTCGCTGTGGTTTTTAA CCCTCCAGTTTACATTGAAACCAACGCACAAATCAGCAAAGTCATAATGGATTACATTGGCAAAGATCTCAAGGAATTGATACCCCTCGCTTATAGAaacgatatattttttgaa CAATTACTAAGTGAACACTCCGCAAACGTGAATTCTTTCGAGGCGATCCATGAAATTGTTTTACAAACCCTTGAAGTCATAATTCGAAAGAATGaaccaaaatatataaataaagagCTTTTGCATTCAATGTTTATATACGCTTCAGATT GTTTTATGAATCAATCGAAAACGAAATACAACCGTTTCGTAGAAGTTTTGAGCTCCTTGCAAGTCCGTTTTAACGATGAAGAACTCCAAAAACAACTTATCTCCACTATTTTCCATGACAATACAACACAAGCGTTAACAGCTATTGAAATCTTATGCACGATATTTGA atTATCAGATCAACCAACTCGACTTTCATCATTAAAATTCTGGATTGATATGAATGAACGTTTTCCTACATTTTCTAATGGTCTTCCAGCACTCCATACGGAATTACTTCTAAAGAATTTGTACACCTCACTTTCATCTCAAGAAAAACACGATATGTGGAGAAGTCTCAATATGCAAATGTTAAATCACACTAGATTCTTACTGACGATCGGATTGGAAGAATTACCTCTAAGCGCGGCGAAAGCAGCAATCGTTAAACACTTTTTAACTGAACTTTTGCGGTTTCTTAAGGAAGATTTAACAGTTGATGGCTATTATACAATT gTGAAggatttaaaacttttgaaaccaATCGATTTTCAACATGATGATCTTATTGAAatgctttttcaaaatcttgaaattgcattagaaaacaaaaaactttataagTTAGTTGAAGGTATTTTAGATTTCTTCAGTCCAAAAATAGGTTACATCGATGGAAATAAACTGCAAACAATTCTAACAACGAtaaagtcaaatatttctttgtttgatGAACTTTCGACAAGATTGAGTTTCATTGAATTcctcaaaaatgtttctaaattatcaaaatttgaaaaaaaatcaaaagaattgcTTAAATCACTTGAAGCGcatgaaaaaagaagaatgttTGGATATTTGGAGGAACACGATAGCAGGAGAGAAGTTGATAAAGAAAAATGTGATAAATTGTGGAAGGAATTAGTTCAAAATCAAAGCATGTCGTCATCAAGAAAACCATCACATACTTGTCGCACTCAAGAAAAATCTGAACTAATGCAGGTTAGACATAATCCTCATAATCAAACCGAAATAGAAATTATATTAGAAGCTTTGgaaaataacacaaataaacttcaaaaacaaacttacgGCAGACGGTTAAGTTCAAGTAATTTGGAAACAATAAAAAGAGTTGTTCTTAAATTAAAGGACATTAGCCAAGTTGGTTag